The genomic stretch CTGGACGAGGCTGAATCCGTGGCCATCCTCTCCGCGGACCTGGGCGCCAGCATGCCGGCCTTCGAGAACGTCACGGACATGCAGCTGCGGCAGCTGCGCCACCCGCGCCTGGTGCTCAAGGGCTCCGAGGTGGTGGCCAACGACGTGACGCTCACGGGCGATGCGAAGGCCCTGGTCGTCTCCGGCCCCAACGCGGGCGGCAAGACGGTGACGCTGACAGGTGTGGGCCTCTGCGCGCTGATGCTCCGCGCCGGCCTGCCGATTCCGGTGGCTGAAGGCTCCCGGATGCCGCTGTACCGCTCCGTCCACTCCACCGTGGGTGACGCGCAGGACCTGGAGCAGGGCCTGTCCACGTTCAGCGCGCACGTGGTGATGCTGCGCGACATCATCGGCGCCGTGGGCGAGGGCTCGCTGGTCCTCATCGACGAAATCGCCGCGGACACCGACCCGCGCGAGGGCGCGGCCATCGCCATCGCCGTGCTGGAGGAGCTGATGTCCAAGGGCGTGGTGGTGCTCGTCACCACGCACTTGGAGGAGCTGAAGGCGCTGGCGCACATGGACCCGCGCTTCCTCAACGCGCGCGTGGGCTTCGACTCGAAGCGCATGGCCCCCACCTACCGGCTCCAGATTGGCGCCGCGGGCCAGTCGTCGGCCATCGAGATGGCGGTGCGCGTGGGCCTGCCCCAGAATGTGTGCGACCGCGCCCGGGAGCTGTCCGCCAACGCCGGCGGTCCGCTCACCAAGGCGCTGGCGGCAGCCGAGGAGGAGCGTCGCAAGCTCTACGAGGATCTGGAACGCGCCCGCGTGGCGGCCCAGGAGGCCGAGGCGCTCCGGGCCGACCTGGAGAAGCAGAAGCAATCCTTCGAGCGCGAGCGCCGCGCCCGGATGATGCAATTCAACGACGACGTACACGCGGCCAGCGAGCACGCGGCGGCGGAAGTGCAGAAGCTGCTGACGAAGCTGCGCTCCGAGCAGAACGAGAAGGCCCTCGCCGAGGCCCGGCAGCAGCTCCAGCAGCGCGCGGACGAGGCGCAGAAGCGCGCCCTGGCCGCCAAGGCGGAGCTGTTCCAGGTGGAGGCACCCGGCCCGGCCAACCTGAAGGTGGGCGCCTGGGTGCACCACTCGGGGCTGAACCGCGACGTGGAAATCCTGGAGCTGGCGGACAACCACGCGGTGGTGTCCGCGGGTGGCGCGCTGAAGATGCGCGTACCCACCACGGAGCTGTCGGGCGCGCGCACGCGCAAGCCGCAGCAGGCGAAGTTCCCGGAGCGTCAGAAGCAGGATGTGGCACTCAAGCGTGCGGCCTCCGCGGCCCCCGCCGAGGTGGAGGCCACCAATTTCCGCTGCGACGTGCGTGGCATGCGCGCGGACGACGCGCTGGCGGAGCTGGAGTCCTTCCTGGACCGCGGCATGCGCAGCGGAGAAGACGCCGCGCTCGTCATCCACGGCCATGGCACGGGGGCGCTCAAGCAGGCCATCCGTGACTACCTGGCCGCGTCTCCGTACATCCGCATGTACCGGCCGGGTGAGGGCCACGAAGGCGGCGACGGGGTGACAGTGGTCGCCCTGCGCGCCTGACCGCAACCGCGATACGGACTGAAGCATCCAGGGCTGGAGGTGGCTGGAAATGGCCGCCTCCGGCCCTTCGTCTGTCAGGCCAGCCCGCGCGACCGCCAGCGACTCCGCGGTGTCCACGCCCAGGCGCTGGAGCTTGAAGCACTGGAGATGCGCTGGCGCCAGCGCATGTCAGGCGCGGCGCCGGAGCTGGTGGCCTAGCTTCGAGACCCGTCGCGACCAAACACTTGGCGAATGCGCTCCAGGTCCGCCGGTGCGACATGGAGCAGCGAGTGCTTGGGAGACACCACCGCGAGCACGTACCCGCCGAGCACCCAGGCACGGGCGCGGTACTGGGCGAAGTTGCGGAAGAGGCAGCCGTAGCCTCCCGCGACATGCCCCTCGAAGGCGTCGACCTCCAGGACCTCGAACGGGGCGGTGAGCCCACAACGAAGGGCCTTGGAGAGAGCTTCCTTCATGGTCCAGATGACGTTCGCCGCCAGTTCGCCGCCGCCGGGCGCGTGACGGACCATGGCCAACTCGCGCTGCGGCATCACTGATTCGAAGACGTCCGTCCGTTCGGGAGAGAGCTGCTCGACGTCGACGCCAACGATGTGCTCCGGCCCACACGCAACCGCGGCCGCCACCGAGCGCGCGTGGCTGAGGGAGACCACGGGCGAATCCCCTCCCGCGCCCCTGACCACCGGGTGTTCGAAGACACCGGGCGCGATTTCGACCGCGTGCATCGGTACCTGGACGCCGAGCCCGCTGATGGCGCGTTTGGCTGCGTAGCGCCCCAAGAAGAACCCGAGCCGTCGCGAGTCCGCGCGAAAGCCGTCCAGTCGCGCCCGCTCGTTCGGATGGAGCAGTGCCAACTGCGCATCGTTGATGGCCGCAGCGGACTCCTGATGGACACAGGCCAGCACCGCCGGCACCGGCACGCCGTGGCGCACCATGCCGAGCGACACCGTCGCGGAGGACTCCAGTCCGAGCGGGTCGTGAGGGTCAGAGCCGGTCATGGCGCTGGATTCTGTGTCAACCCGCCCGGGACCTCAATCACAGCCGAGCCCCTGGCCCAGGGTGAAATCATGGCAATGTCGTCAGATACCCGGCTCACGCGGAAAGCCGTCAGTTGGCGCACACCGCGAACGTCCCGACGCCTTTCTCCGAGGCCACCATGCATTGGGTCGTCCAGCACAACCTGTTCAACGAGCCTGGCTTCCACACGCTGCTCGGCGTGCTGCGGCGCGGCGAGATTCCGCACACCGTCGTGAAGGTCATCCCGTTCGATGGCGGTGTCGAGCCGACTGTCGACGTCGACGGGCCCGTCATCGTGATGGGCTCGCTCAGCCTGACGCGTTACGCGAAGCGGAGAGGCTGGACGCCGGGCGCGTTCCTCAACGACAACTTCGACTTCCGGATCTGGCGCGAGCAACTGGGCCACCACCTGCTCAACGCCGATGCCCAGGTCCACCGCTTCGGGGACGTTCCGCCGAGGGAGGGGCCCTTCTTCATCCGCCCCTGCCTGGACGACAAGTCCTTCTCCGGAATGGTGACCACGTGGGACGACTTCAGCACGTGGCGTGCGAGCGCCCTCGCATTGGGCGAAGGCGCCACGGTCGATGCCGACACCTGGGTGGCCGTCAGCCCGCTGAAACACATCCAGCGTGAGTACCGCATGGTCGTCGTCGACGGACGCGTCATCACCGGCAGCCGGTACAAGCTCGGGGACCGCGTTGCCTCGTCTCCCGAGGTCGAGCCCGACGTGCGTGCCTTCGCCCAGGCCATGGCCGACACCTGGACGCCAGACCGGGCCTACGTCCTGGACGTCTTCATGCACGACAGCGACCTATACGTCGGGGAGCTCAACAACCTCAACGCGGCGGGCTTCTACGCCTACGACGTCGCGAAGATGGTGGACGCCATCGAAGCGATGCCCTGGTAGCGCGGTCCGGGCACCGCTCCGCGCGTGTCGCGGCTCAGGACACGCGCTGGTGCTCCGCGAGCACGTCATCCAGCGCCTGGGCCTGCAGCTTCACGTCGGGATCCGAGTCCGTCAGGGCCTTCGCGGTGTGAACGCGAGCACGCGCGGCGTCCGACTTCGCCAGGGCCATGGCCATGAAGAGGTGCGCCCGCGTGTCGTCGGGGTGGGCCTCCAGCACAGGGGTGAGGACCTGTACCGCTCGTGCGTCCTCTTCCCGCTCCAGCAGTGCCATGGCCAGGTCGTGCGCCGGGCCCGGCTCCGACGGCGCCCGGGCATGGGCGTGCTCCAGGAGTTCCACGGAGCGTGCGCGCTCACCCGCCAGATCCAACACGCGAGACAATCCGTGCATCACCGCCACGTCGCCCGGGGACTTGCGCAGCGCCTCTTCCAGCAGACGGCGGGCTTCGGCCACATCCCCTGCGTCCAACCGGGCCATTCCGTCGCGATAAAGGTCCGTTCCCACTGAGTTCTCCTGGCACCACGCGGTGCGTCGGTCATTTCCACGCAACTTCAAGTCTACAAACTGCGACAAACTGAGAGGAAGCTATCCCCCGGACTTCATCATGCTCGTTCGAAACGCCCCCGTCTCGGCCCGCCGCCCAGCGAACTCCCCCTCGGAGTCGCCCGCCGCGGAGAAGCCAAACGCCGCCGCGGTCCCCGCGGCCATCCACCAGAAGGACTCGTTCAGCAACACGACGACGGCGCTCCAGCGCACGGCGAAGGTGGGCGCGGCACCCGCGGGCGACCACGGCAAGCTGATGACGGAGTACCTGACCGGCGCCCGCCCTCCCCCGGCGGACTTCGAGAAGGTCATCGGCTACAAGCCCTACGCCATCCAGACGCCGCACGGTCAGCGGATGCAGGACCCGCTGGGCTACGCGTCCGTCCCGCTGAAGATCGGCCCGGACAAGGAGTTCGACCCCGCGGCCAAGACGCACGACTACGGCTACGACCTGCTGCGCTACTTCGACAAGAAGGGCACGCCTCTCGGCCCCGATGCGCGCAAGGCCGCCGACGCCCTCTTCCGCAAGGACATGTTCGACTACGCGAACGACCAGAAGGGCGCGATGAACCGCTTCAAGTACCGCTCCTGGGCGCAGATCTACGCCACCGCGGTGGAGCTGAACTCGAAGCGGCAGGGCAACGGCCCTCCGTGAACCCCGCCTGAGGTTGCCGGGGCGCGCGGCGCGGAGTCTCTCCTCCGCGCCGCTCGATGCGCTCAAGGCGACTCGTAGCGCCGCAGCTTGTCGTACAGCGTCCGCAAGCCAATCCCCAGCCGCTGAGCGGCACGCTTGCGGTTCCCCGCCTCGTCCGCGATGGCTTGCTCAATGGCCCGTCGCTCCAGTTCCTCCAGCGTCAGGCTGGGAAGCCGGCCCCCCTCCGAGACGGGCGCATCCACCACGGGCCCCGCCGCGCCCGTTGGATCCAGCCACAGGTGCCGAGGCTCCACCACCGGCCCATCCGCGAGGATGGCGGCACGCTCGAGCGCATTGCGCAGTTCGCGGACATTGCCCGGCCAGGTGAACGCCTCCAGCCGCGCCACGGCCTCCGGTGACAGACGCAAGCCCGGACGACCCAGCTCGTCGCCGATGCGGCGCAGCAGCAGCTCCGACAGCGGCCGCAGGTCCTCGCGCCGCTCGCGCAGGGCCGGCAGCCGGATGGGGAACACGGCCAGCCGGTGGTAGAGGTCCTCGCGGAACTCACCGCGCGCCATCATCGCCTTGAGGTCGCGGTTGGTGGCCGCCACCCAGCGCACGTCGGCTTCCAGGGTCCGCGTACCACCCACGCGCTCGAAGCGGCGCTCCTGGAGGACGCGCAGCAGCTTGGCCTGGAGCTCGGCCTTCAGCTCGCCGACCTCATCCAGGAAGAAGGTGCCTCCCTGCGCCAGCTCGATGCGGCCGCGCCGCTGGGCCACCGCGCCGGTGAACGCGCCCTTCTCGTGACCGAAGAGCTCGCTCTCCAGGAGTGTCTCCGTCAGCGCCGCGCAGTTGACGGCCACGAAGGGGCCGTCCGCGCGCTCACTCCACTGGTGGAGGGCCCGCGCCGTCACCTCCTTGCCGGTCCCGCTCTCCCCCACCAGCAGCACCGTGGCCTGCGTGGGCGACACCTTCCGCAGCGCTTCCACCACCGGGTGCATGGCGGGAGCACCCCAGCTCAGCTCCACCTCGCCCGCCGACTGCCGCGCCTCTGTCTTCCAGTTGAGCAGCGCGCGCCGCTCCAGGGCCCGCGCCACCGTCAGGCGCAGCTCGGCGGGGCTGCCCACCGGCTTGAGCAGGAAGTCG from Myxococcus xanthus encodes the following:
- a CDS encoding sigma-54-dependent transcriptional regulator codes for the protein MARILVADDEEGVRSFLAEALEYEGHSVTMAADGEEAARLMARQGVDLLLTDLRMPGMDGLTLLRKVREEQPDVEVVVLTAVGTVESAVAAMKAGAFDFLLKPVGSPAELRLTVARALERRALLNWKTEARQSAGEVELSWGAPAMHPVVEALRKVSPTQATVLLVGESGTGKEVTARALHQWSERADGPFVAVNCAALTETLLESELFGHEKGAFTGAVAQRRGRIELAQGGTFFLDEVGELKAELQAKLLRVLQERRFERVGGTRTLEADVRWVAATNRDLKAMMARGEFREDLYHRLAVFPIRLPALRERREDLRPLSELLLRRIGDELGRPGLRLSPEAVARLEAFTWPGNVRELRNALERAAILADGPVVEPRHLWLDPTGAAGPVVDAPVSEGGRLPSLTLEELERRAIEQAIADEAGNRKRAAQRLGIGLRTLYDKLRRYESP
- a CDS encoding endonuclease MutS2, with the protein product MTVQISQRTLEDLGFADVLRALAQRCRTEPGRERVLARPFLDTPEAVAEALALVSETRALSQEQFSLPLGGVTDVRTPIGHAAKGGMLEPRQLIDSAQLLFAFVRTREALDERRARVPRLVEIARRMPSLEPLARRIDQCFEPDGEISDRASPELREARDRARGLHRRIKSRLDELLHDETFLPKLRENYYTLRNGRYVVPVVANYRSEVDGIVHNASQTGQTLFMEPQAMVGLGNDLAIAQSEVTEEERKVLQALSDQLGRESERILEGLDAVAELDEAESVAILSADLGASMPAFENVTDMQLRQLRHPRLVLKGSEVVANDVTLTGDAKALVVSGPNAGGKTVTLTGVGLCALMLRAGLPIPVAEGSRMPLYRSVHSTVGDAQDLEQGLSTFSAHVVMLRDIIGAVGEGSLVLIDEIAADTDPREGAAIAIAVLEELMSKGVVVLVTTHLEELKALAHMDPRFLNARVGFDSKRMAPTYRLQIGAAGQSSAIEMAVRVGLPQNVCDRARELSANAGGPLTKALAAAEEERRKLYEDLERARVAAQEAEALRADLEKQKQSFERERRARMMQFNDDVHAASEHAAAEVQKLLTKLRSEQNEKALAEARQQLQQRADEAQKRALAAKAELFQVEAPGPANLKVGAWVHHSGLNRDVEILELADNHAVVSAGGALKMRVPTTELSGARTRKPQQAKFPERQKQDVALKRAASAAPAEVEATNFRCDVRGMRADDALAELESFLDRGMRSGEDAALVIHGHGTGALKQAIRDYLAASPYIRMYRPGEGHEGGDGVTVVALRA
- a CDS encoding tetratricopeptide repeat protein → MSQFVDLKLRGNDRRTAWCQENSVGTDLYRDGMARLDAGDVAEARRLLEEALRKSPGDVAVMHGLSRVLDLAGERARSVELLEHAHARAPSEPGPAHDLAMALLEREEDARAVQVLTPVLEAHPDDTRAHLFMAMALAKSDAARARVHTAKALTDSDPDVKLQAQALDDVLAEHQRVS
- a CDS encoding 4'-phosphopantetheinyl transferase family protein gives rise to the protein MTGSDPHDPLGLESSATVSLGMVRHGVPVPAVLACVHQESAAAINDAQLALLHPNERARLDGFRADSRRLGFFLGRYAAKRAISGLGVQVPMHAVEIAPGVFEHPVVRGAGGDSPVVSLSHARSVAAAVACGPEHIVGVDVEQLSPERTDVFESVMPQRELAMVRHAPGGGELAANVIWTMKEALSKALRCGLTAPFEVLEVDAFEGHVAGGYGCLFRNFAQYRARAWVLGGYVLAVVSPKHSLLHVAPADLERIRQVFGRDGSRS
- a CDS encoding ATP-grasp domain-containing protein, which codes for MHWVVQHNLFNEPGFHTLLGVLRRGEIPHTVVKVIPFDGGVEPTVDVDGPVIVMGSLSLTRYAKRRGWTPGAFLNDNFDFRIWREQLGHHLLNADAQVHRFGDVPPREGPFFIRPCLDDKSFSGMVTTWDDFSTWRASALALGEGATVDADTWVAVSPLKHIQREYRMVVVDGRVITGSRYKLGDRVASSPEVEPDVRAFAQAMADTWTPDRAYVLDVFMHDSDLYVGELNNLNAAGFYAYDVAKMVDAIEAMPW